The genomic window CCGTCGACGACGAAGTCCCGCCACCGAGCCCGCGCCGCCGCCTCCCCCGCCGGAGGAAGTTCGACGCCGGTCTCCTCGTCGGCGGGCACGTCCACTCGCAGTCCGGGCACGTCCACGTCCACCCACGACACCGTCTCCCGCCCGGTGTCGGCCGGGGCCCGCCAGCCGTGGTCGAGCCACGCGCGGCGAAACGGGGTGAACACCTGGTAGGAGCCGCCGTCGGCCTTACGGACCCGCCCGGGGGCCACCGCATACGGTGACCCGGTCCGCACCAGCGGAATGTCGCCGAGCGCGGCCTCGACGGCCGCGTCCCGCCGCGCCCCGTACGGCGCGAAATCGGCGGACACGTGCACCGCGCCGGCACCGGTCTCCCGGGCCAGGGCCGGGATCACCGTCACCGGATCCCCGCGCGCGACGATCAACCGGCCGTCCAGCTCGGCGTCGAGGCTGCGCAGACACCGCAACAGGAACGTCGAACGCGGGCCCGGCCGCAGCAACCGGTCGTCGAGGACGAACACCGCCGCCGCGGTGTCCGCCGAGTCGGCTGCCGCGAGCAACGTCGGCAGATCGTGCAGTCGCAGGTCCCGACGGAACCACACCAGATCGAGAGAGCTCACGCGTCCAGTGTGCGTGGGTCCTGCACCGCCGTCACGGCCGCAGCTTGCGTCCCTGCGCGTCGCGGACGGTGCCGGCGAGCATCACGATCCCGTCGATGACCGGCCACACCGCACCGAGACCGCACGTGAGCCACGTGACGAGGATCTGCGCGATCGCGACACCGGTGTGCCCGGTGTAGAAGCGGCCCGCACCGAACGCGCCGAGGAAGATCTGCAGCAGACCCGCCGCGACCTTCGTCTTGTCCGAGTAGGGCTCGCCCGTGATCGGGTCGCGGCCGAACGGCGCGGCGGCATCGGCAAACCCGTAGCCGGTCGGATACCCGCCCGCGTACGGCGGCGGCGTCGCCGGGTACGGCGGCTGCTCCGGGTACGGCGGCGGGGTCGGCTGCGGGTACTCCGGCGGGTGCTGCGAGTACTCCGGCTGCGGTGTCCCGAACACCGGCCCGGTCGGCGGCGGGTAACTCGGACCCGAACCCCAGCCGGGGCCGTTGCCCGTTCCCGAATAGGTGTCCCAGCCGGGGCCCGCACTCTGCCCGCCCGACGGCGGCACCGACGACGTTCCGGTCGTCGACTCGGTCATGGAGGCGTCCGCGGTGGCGTCGTAGTCGAACGGCGACCCGAACTCCGGGGTCGCCGGCTGCTGCTTCCCCGGCTCCTCCGGGTCGCCGTCACCGGGTTTACTGAAGTCGATCATGCCTTGTCCCCCTTCACGGAAACGACGTCCGGGCGGTGCGGCCGCAGATCCTCCGGCTCCTCACGCCCCTTCTTCGCGAGCACGAAGTATGCCACCGCGCACACGAACACGATCGCCGACGTGAACGAGTTGACCCGGATACCGAGGATCTCGGTGGCATGGTCGGAACGCATCAGTTCGATCCAGAACCGGCCCGCGCAGTACCCGGCCACGTACAGTGCGAACAGCCGGCCGTGGCCGATCGCGAAACGGCGGTCGACGACCACGAGCAGGACCACGACGAGCAGGTTCCACACCAGCTCGTACAGGAACGTCGGATGGACGACCTGCTGCACGACACCGGTGGAGACACCGTTCAACACGTCCGTGCGGCCCAGGTCGTTCACACGCTCGTAGATCTCCAGGCCCCACGGCACCGTCGTCTCGCGACCGTACAGTTCCTGGTTGAACCAGTTGCCGAGCCGGCCGATGGCCTGTGCGAGCACGATCGCCGGGGCGATCGCGTCCCCGAGCGCGGGCAGCGGGATACCGCGGCGACGGCAACCGATCCACGCGCCGACGGCGCCGAGCGCCACGGCCCCCCAGATGCCGAGGCCGCCCTGCCAGATCTTCAGGGCGTCGACCGGGTTGCCGCCCGCACCGAAGTACGTCGAGAAGTCGGTGAGCACGTGGTAGAGCCGGCCGCCGATCAGACCGAACGGTACCGCCCAGATCGCGATGTCGAGGACGGTGCCCTTCTCGCCGCCGCGGGCCACCCACCGGCGGTCGCCCCACACGATCGCGACGACGATACCGGCGACGATGCACAGCGCGTAGGCACGCAGGGCCAGCGGCCCCACGTACCACACACCCTGTGGTGGGCTCGGAATGTAGGCGAGTAGCTCGGTCGAAGTCACC from Prescottella sp. R16 includes these protein-coding regions:
- a CDS encoding TM2 domain-containing protein, yielding MIDFSKPGDGDPEEPGKQQPATPEFGSPFDYDATADASMTESTTGTSSVPPSGGQSAGPGWDTYSGTGNGPGWGSGPSYPPPTGPVFGTPQPEYSQHPPEYPQPTPPPYPEQPPYPATPPPYAGGYPTGYGFADAAAPFGRDPITGEPYSDKTKVAAGLLQIFLGAFGAGRFYTGHTGVAIAQILVTWLTCGLGAVWPVIDGIVMLAGTVRDAQGRKLRP
- the lgt gene encoding prolipoprotein diacylglyceryl transferase; translated protein: MVTSTELLAYIPSPPQGVWYVGPLALRAYALCIVAGIVVAIVWGDRRWVARGGEKGTVLDIAIWAVPFGLIGGRLYHVLTDFSTYFGAGGNPVDALKIWQGGLGIWGAVALGAVGAWIGCRRRGIPLPALGDAIAPAIVLAQAIGRLGNWFNQELYGRETTVPWGLEIYERVNDLGRTDVLNGVSTGVVQQVVHPTFLYELVWNLLVVVLLVVVDRRFAIGHGRLFALYVAGYCAGRFWIELMRSDHATEILGIRVNSFTSAIVFVCAVAYFVLAKKGREEPEDLRPHRPDVVSVKGDKA